The following is a genomic window from Rhododendron vialii isolate Sample 1 chromosome 9a, ASM3025357v1.
AAAAGTAGTGAAATATTAGGCAGAAAAAGGCATGTAGGATGCAACAGATATACCTTAACGGGAAAATAGGCAGATCGATAGGCCATATGATCTCTTCCACACAAAGGCGGGTGTTCCTGCCTCATATGCATCTCCAAGTGAGAAAAGAAGTCAACTTCGTCTCGAGAAGTGAAAGCAAGTAATGCACCCAAACTTCCCATCACAGTCCCATAAAGGAGGCACTCTCCACCACTTGGAATTAGAGAAGCCTTTTGCAAGCATGTGACCACGTCACCAACATGAAACTGCACTATTTCCTCTACCTTGTTAGGAGCTCCATTCAGCTTCCCCTGCTCCCACTTTATCTTCCCGCCAGTTGGATCTTCTTCAATCTCATCTGAGACATCCTGAGGCAAACGCACAAAATAGATATTCCCAAACTTGTCCGCACCAGCCATGGTGTCAAAATCTATATGGTATGATGCAGTAAGCCATCTTGGAACAGAATCATCGGCAAATATATATAACTGATTTTCATCACGTCTATATTTGCAATAGTGGAATGACTGCACAGAGAAAAGAAACCGAAGCATGAATAGTCAGTGCAGACTGCAGAAATCAATGAGGcccaaaaaaaactactttgtGTAGGCTTGCAAGTAAAACTACAGGTTGGATACTTTTATGGATAAGAGTTAACTTACCAAAATATCAAAATGAATTTTGGCCCAAATCAAAGTTAGAAGTTAAAACCACCAAACTTACAACTGAATAAATATATGCAAACAAGATAGTCATGAATAGCTGAACAAACAAAAAGACAGTGAAGAATAGAGCAATTTGATAGTCGATAAGAACTAATGAAGAAAATATATGGCAGAAAAACTTAATTGATAGTTGATCCACAGCATTATGGTTAAAACGCATATTTTACAGCCAAAAAGCTAAATAAGCAACACAGAACATACCTCCTGAATGTCACCTACATAAATACGATCACGATAGGTATGAATAGAGTTGATTGTGTTGGGGAACATCTTATTCTCACACTTTCTAAGCAACCTCCTTTTCCCCAAATCATACAATCTGAGCACAGATCCTATTCCAGCAAGTAATCTTCCCTGGAACTGGCACAAGGCAAGAGGAACACCATCGACTTGTGTCTTGTGCAAAAGCTCAAGGGATCTCCCCTCTTCCACAAACCTATAGATGTGAATATAACCGGCCGTGATAGATCTTTTGGGCCAAAATTGCAACCCCTTTGCCGTACCCACGGCTAAAAGGGTTCCATACTCCTTATCATGGAAATTCACCATGCAAATGCTGAAAGCAGCCTCATTATCCTGGAGCTCCAGCAAACAGGTAGTGTTTGCCGACCTTGGGTCAAGAACCCTTATACAAGAAACCCACTTCTCTGACTCTGCCTTAGGGTAACCATACTGCTCATCAGAGAAGGGATCCTCCTTATCCTCATCATCGCCACCATTCTCCATGTTTTCCACCTTGCCATTTTCCCCCATTCCAGCATCCTCAAAGCACTCCTTTTTACTAGCTTCCCGCTCTTCTGCCGTAAATGCCCCTTGATCACTCTCAATAATTACCAAAAGTTTTCTCTTTGGTTGAAGCACAAACTTCCTTGGGGTGTACCTTAAAGGTATCGCGGTTTCATTGAACGTTTCCCCCAATCGCTCAATAGTAAAAACCCTCAATGCATCCCCAGCAACAGAGACAACGCCTTCCGCACACTGATCAGATGAGAAAGAAGCTGCATATTCAAGAGCCTCATAAGAAAGGGGTGTTAGAAGGAAGTGACCCTGGTGTATGTAACCAAGCCATGGTCTGCTTGACAAGCAAAGCATAGCACGCCGCCCTCTCACAACCACAGAAAATAACTTTGGGGCTCTGAGTCCTAAGAATCGCGAACGGGCATCCGAAAGCTGACCTGTCACCATATCCACCACTGTTCTGAACAAAACCCCGTTCTGCAAACCAGCATTGAGGAAAAGGCTAGCAGGGTGATCTGCACCATCTTCCCCACCAACAGAAGCCTGAACttcaagaaagagaagagattCAGGAGGCGAGGAGACACTTTGTAGACTTAAGACTTGCATACAATCATCAGGATCCAGAGATAAGATACGGATGCAGTTGTCATACGATCCAACAGCTAGGAAACGGGACCTTTGTCGCCCTTCTGGAACAGGAGCAATGTCCAAACAAGCAACATCCCCAGacatttcatgtttttcaacCTCCATCAACTGACCAGTCATATCCACCTCAAAATATATCAGCTCCCCTCCACTCAGCGCAATAACCACTTGAAGTCTGTTAGAGCCAACCTTAACAATTGTCCTCTTTCCAGGAGTTCTCCACTCGTTCACACGCCCATCTTCCCTTATATGCCTAATACCACTAGGATGAACTTGCATTAAAGAATCATCACCTATCAAAGAAACAGAGAGCGACGGGGTCGTATCAAGGAACCCACTATCGCTAACTTCCTCGACTGTCTCACCAATTGAAAGGACAAGAGTTGCATTTGCAAAGGAAACGACAATGTAAGCATCAAACTCGTCGTTTACGTTTTTCTTCACTGTCCAGACAGCACTTGGAACACCAGGAAGCTGGGACACTGCCATTTCACTTATGGCCAAACCAGGCCTTAAAATCCTTAGAGATGAACGGGGACCCCTCCCGCAGAGGGAGAATAGTTGAGGGGTTTCTTCGTCAAAAAGGTTTGCAACTTTCATGTCCATTATTGGCATCAAGCTTTCAACTTGATCGATCCTAACAAGGTTCTTCAGTTTTCTAGGCTGGAAAAACACAGGCTGGTAACCGTCTTCTGTTTCCATTAAAGTAGCTGATGAAGACTCTACATCAGGCTCATCCCCTATAGCCTGAAACTGATACAAAGCATGATTCCCAAACTCCGAAGCAGCAAAAAGAAACCCGGATTTCAATACGCATAAGGAAGATGTCACGGGTATCGTGTCGAAATACTTAATCTTCAACTCCTTCACACGGTCGTTGTCATGATCCAAAGTAACCTTGAAAATATCCCCATACTCCGTttgcaaaagaaagaagaacatAGACTTTTGCTTGTGCATAGCAGCAGAAACAACAAGGACCCCACGTTCAGCCGGTAAATCCCCTCTCCTAGGAATGACAGCACGCACATCCGGGTGACCCTGGTTCTTATATATAACAAAATTCTCAGCACACACAAGCACACCACTAGGTCCATCACCACCACCCGGAACATTAACAAGCATATTAGCACCATTATCAACCTGCTCAGACCATTTCCTAGAAACATGATTCAACCCCAAATCAAGCTCGTAAAAAGTAAGCACCTTCTGGGCCTCGGCAGCCGCCAGCCCAGTCGAATCCTGATCCGCCTCTGAGTAATCCAACTCAATCGCCGCAAACACAGGGTTATCGAACCCGCAATCCACCCCACATATATTATACGTAATCGTGTGCGACTTATGCGCCTCTAACGGGGACGAAATCGTTAACCTAGCCGCCGTATCCCTATTCAAGACGTAAACTAGTTTCTGCTTCTCACAGGCCCCAATCATAACGGCCCGGCCCTTGGGGTCGACCGCTATGTACTGTCCTGGGACAATCCGGCGACAGCCGGATTTCCCGAAGGTTTCCTGGTGGATTTTATCGAACACGTTTTTCTCCTTGTTGTATTCGAGGATCACGATCCGACCCGAGTCGGACCCGACCACGATGTAGTCTTTTTGGGCGCCGGTTAGGCGAAACTGAGAGATGGAACGTATGGCGCCGAAGATATCGACGGAGAGTAGGGTTTGGATCTTACCGTTGTCGTCTGGACGGAGGAGGTCGAGGACTTTGCCTCGGGCGACGACGATCTCCTGGGTCTTGCCGCCGGAGAAGTTGCCGTTGATGGCGCAGATTATGCCGGTGGCTTGGTGGAGGGTGAGGTTGTAGAGGTACATGGTGAAAAAAATCCCTACAAATGGAAAGTAAGGTCTAGGGTtcgagagagagaattgaaggGGAAACCCTAGAAAGCTGGAAGAGAGTGAGAGTGTGAAGTTAAAACCCTTAAAACCCTAGAACGAGATGTGAGTGACAGACTGTAGATCTGGAAAAAGCCTCGCTACGAGCGAGAGAGGTGAAAAGAAGACGAGACAGAGTCTGGATATGGACATTTTATGAGTAGGTCACAGCAACCGCCAATTTTTTCTTCCCcgcctccgtcccaaaataattGTCCGATCcgttaaatgtaaaaaaaatactgtaaacttcttaaaaaatattcaaatttcttCTAATAATATACTTGACATCaataagttcttttaatttaggcaaaaggtttgaattttttttaaagagatttattatttttaagtcctGATTTTACGGACCTGACAAACATTTTGTTACGGGAAATAtcatacaaattttgaaattagatatctaatagtatttttttgccaactcaaaagaaaaaaaatctcttttgcCAACAATTTACATAATCTTGAAATTGACGTCCAGGACTAGaagtgtctttttttttcttttattacaaaATACCAATATATATACTAAAGAATATGaggtgaaagaaaaatgaaattgaacACTAATTTAAAGGGGTGTTTGGAGTctcattttttctactttttgcaTTTTGCTTTTAAAACTTTTGCCTTTTTGAATTATAGCCAGAATGTATTATAAATCTAGTAGAGTGTTTgaagatatgtgcaaaaatacattttgcaacaaaaatagtatttgaaaaatatatacataatgCATTGTGTAAGtctttttactgaccaaaatggaaaaaaatgaaaaatgagaagtaAAAAGTTCCTCTCCCCCTACTTCTGGCTTTTGTTCTCTAAACTCAACAATCGAACATACATTCTAAGAGAATTCATTCTGCGATGAGATGGCCAAACACCTAAAAGCTAAAAATCAGAACAAAATGGGAAAAACAGAATCCCAAACAAGCTCTATAGTATATTTGGAACAAGAGCCAATCACTGAGTTAGCTTGGAAGTTTGAGTTGTGCCTTATTTGGATATATATTATTTCAGGGTTGTTGTATgtggcatatttttttttatcactaatAAATGTGTTCGGATCGTGTGAAAAGATCAAAATGAATTAAAACACGAGTTACTTATGCTCATTGGAGTTATAATAGTTCGGCTGATTTTAATGTTAAATATTGGGTCACTTCTACTTCATTTATCAGAAGGAATGATCAATTCTTACTTAAACTCATTGTATGAATCGAGCAGTGTCAAAATTCTCACATAATATTGAGAACAATCATTCCGAGTGATTTTTCACACTGGTCTAGCAAGCTAACACAAGAAAACTAACAATGTATGATGTATCATCACCATGAGCTGATGCAATTGGGAGAAATTTTTTCCAACCAATCAAACTTACAGAACCACATGAAACCCTTGGCATAAATAATAATGGGAGAATTTTTTCCAGGTCCACtataccactttccaaacccactaagtccatttctaaattctataaccccttaagtccactaacctattagtaaaTATATAATAACCCtggttagtctaatatacctctgctttcaaaaaatcttttatcccgttttttcctccattccccTTTTTTTCTCGGATTCCTCCAATATAAAACCcatcccccctccccccttttccagaagaacaaaacccagaCGATTTCCCATTAGAAACCACAGACGAACTTCTTTGTCGTCGCATTCTTGGTAGTTGGCAATCTTGGTCCTCGTCGGGCTTCTTCGGCGTCAGCCCTTCTTCGTCGTCCTCGATCGGCGAGAAGCACTCGATCGTCGTCGCCGTCCTCAAGCACTCAAATACCGGCGTCGTCTCCGTCGCCGGCGTCAAGCACTCGATTGCCGTCGTCACTCCAACAACGAGATCAACGGACGAAAAACAGAGATCAACCCACGTCCCAGACTTCCTTCGTCGTCGATCGCCCTTCGTCGCTGACATCGCACTCCTCCTCGCCGTCTTCCTTCGTCGTCGATCGTCGCCCTTCgtcgcttttgcatatatgtatatatagtttctgatttatataacattatatatgatctactgtctcgtaagacattttatatgatgttctgttgcttttgcatatatgtatatatagtttctgatttatataacgttatatacaatatactgtctcgtgagacattatatatgatgttctgtcgcttttgcatatatgtatatatagtttctaatttatataacgttatatacgatCTACTAtctcgtgagacattatatatgatgttttgttcaacaaatatatagggttatatatggttatatcaatgttggtaactgagtccagttcaaggtatatataggaactcattagcaaagcacaattgaacagttaataatatataagttagggttttgattgtgaGTAGATAAGATTATATCAAACTCTGAtcattatatgttctattttattgaattggtccgcgcagcggccttactgacttattatttgtgcagttgttcaaggggtgaagagtattaagttacaTGTGAAATCGACCGTGAAGAAGGCGACGGCgacaaagggaaagaagttacaagatctcctcttcttttttttcccattttttttagagttagaaaaGACAGAATCTCATGTATAATGTTATAAggctatatgtttattttttgtcacacttattacattttttttgtgtgtatttatttatgtggcaaaataatacacatataaagttctttgtttgtttttgcattgtaaacatatataagattatttatataCAGTTATCAGAAGTTAGTCAATGAAGCCgttgcgcggaccaattcaataaagtaaaatatataacgttatatgtgagtttctatgctgtgaaactccaaaaaaatagaacatataacattatatgaaagCTGCTGACTTGTGtacctcccaacaaaaaaagaacatatattgttactcgaagcaagtcattgaggtcgctgcgcggaccaattcaataaagtaaaaatataatgttatatgggaGTTTTTGTGCagcgaaactccaaaaaaattatagaacatataccattttatgttaatatatgtacgttcagatgtaaacgtggaatgttatatgttcttgtattataataaaaaaagatttcaaaaactcatataacgttaaatgcgagccgatgaatgagtatataacgtaaaatgtaagtatcgcaCGTTAAATGAGAATTGAtaaacgagtatataacgttatatatgtacaattacgttatatacagtgaatcagaaaaggagaatcttctgtcgctttattccaacgtaactgctgggatttcaaacgtagaacggataatgggctaaaaatatgggatttgaatggaaagggtaatcctctctatctctctctctctcgtttggactctgtttcTTTTATAGGAGTGGGATATGGGAGATTTTAGAGGAGTGAGATATATCAGATTAACAGTTTTAAAAgataagggtattttggtcctgaactaattccttttttaattgaattggacttaaggcctcaccaaaacctaattagtggactagaagagttatgaaatttagaagtgaatttagtgggttacaaatatgctatagtggacttcccaacaattttttaaataataatcaTGCCAATTAAAACAAGGGTAATACCAACCCCATCTCATCAGCTCCATTTACTTAATTTCTATGGGCATAAATTGGAACCAGCTCCACTCTTCTACTCAAAACTACAAATACCCATTTAGGCTCCCTCTGTCCTACAACATAAGCACCTTCTCAAACCTGACCTATTCTCCTCTCCAAGGTCCAAAATGCCCAAGTCAGTTGGTATCTagtccaaaacaaaaagttcACCCTCTATCTCTTGTTGCTTGCCCTCAACCTCAGATGTGTGTTGTGAAAATTTAATGGACTAGCAAACACACAAATCACATTACAATATAGTTTAGTGAGAGCGAGGTCAAACCTACAAGGactagtaattttattttattttatagaaacactaaataaacttaaactgattaaaccctaacctagttaACAAAAATTGTGATTTTTGTTCTTTACATATAAATTGAatggtaaaaataaataacaaagaATTAAACTATCACGAAAAAATAGTGAAGATTACCGATTGAGGAAGATAACTAGAACTTCGGAATCCACACCCATGCATTCATAATAATTACTAACGAACTCttactatttatttttctaCTCTTCTTCATAGTAAATTGATGGCTAAACTCTATTACTGTGGAAAATATTCTCGTTAAGACTGTTCAAAGAAACCAACTTATATACGCTCTTTCTCGCCTTAGtgttcaagacaaaaaaatcatatatcCATTCGAAAACAATTCACAAAAGATATCCAATGCTCACAAAAGATATCCAATGCTTGAAATCAAAACCTGCATAACATAACTATATAATTAGCTAGCAATCCCAAATCCTGGAAAAAACATGATTGAATCTATCCAAAATTACTAACTTAATTTAAACGAGGCAATACCAATTATTCGATTAAACCAAGCATTCAGAAAATAATAAGACGTCTGCAAATAATTACTACAATACTACACATGAGGTTTCATCCTCAAGTCTAAAATATTTAGCCTCATGGGCATTAACATACCCATGTGACGACTAATAACCCCATTGAAGTTTTTTTCCCACTTTTGAGCCCTACAATGTCTATTTGTATTATTCACTTGGTCAGTAGAATCTCCTAAGAGATTGCCTAATTGATTTGTTTTCTAATCCTACTCAAACTCTGCTACTGGGCTTGATTTTCCTTTCAAATGACTCATCACTTGGATCAACTTGATTAGTCACGAACAATATGTAACGAGCCACAAGCTTAGCTTCCGCAACAACTCCACATTGATTGAATTGAACGGCTGAAGTAAAGTTATGATCGCATTTTCCTgcaaaatcaataattcaaagcGCGTGATTAGAAAGATAATAATAGTAGATTATGCACATTTAAGAGCCAACAACAGATGATATTGGGGCCTCTTCAGTGTCAATATTTTGTGCGCATCAATGTGCTAGCTCAGCTTGGATACTCGATGAAGTAGTCCTAGGCGATGCGTCCAACGATGTGGCACCCGTGACGGACCCGACCGCCACATTACCAAGTGGCCAAGTCCCGGGCACTACAACCGGGGCACACCTGTTACAGGCGTGACACCAGTAACTGGGCCAGCTACTACTCTCTCGAATGGACCTGTTTCAGTGATCGCCCCTGATTGCCACGACAATACCCAACACAGGAGTGGCCGATACTGTGACACCCTGTTGCCACGACAATACCATTATTAAGAGAAAAATACTTGCATTGGTACAGGAAAGAAATGTTCATTGGTTTCTACACCGCGCGGCAGATCATCAACTAAACAATGAAAGTAATTGATACTCACTCTGTCCAGTCCCTTGGCATTCTAACTTTTTAAGGAGACATCATCCACTTTATCTTTACTTTTTCCGAATTCTCCCTTCACGCTTTTGGGATTTGTTGAAATCCTAAAATAACTTACTAGAAAAGAGAGGGCAAAGAGGAATGTTGAAGGACTCTCTTGCTGATTTTCCAAAATGTACATATAGTCGACAAAGCAATCTATCCTGTTGACAAAGCAATCTGATGGAGTGAGTACAATCTGTTTTAGTAAAAAACGAAAACATTGATTATATGAGGCTATGAGCTATGGCTGCTCAAAGCTTGCAGGGCTTAGAGCTGATCTTTTTGTTTGGCCTTTATGTATACAGATTTACAAACATGCTCTTTGGCCTATTGTGCTGCAacggaaattttttattttacagcaGAAAGGCGTAATAATCTTGATATATGTAATTTGATTAAACACGTATATAAAACACAGACACCTAACATTGACATATATATGCGTGTAATACTTGACTTACCTTTGATTTAATCCTTCTCAAATGATCTTATTTCGAACCTCTTCAAGTTTCTTCAGAATCTCTCCCGGAGTTCTATCCAATTCGTCTGCTACTTGTGCTCATTTGAGTTATACGAGTTCGGCCGATTCTAAATATTCGGTCGTGTCTATTTATTTATCTGAAGGAATAACCAATTCCTACAAACTCACTGTATGTATCGAGCAGCGTCAAAATTCTCACATAATATTAAAACCAATCATTCCGAGTGATTTTCCATTCGGAATTTTTCACACTAGTCTAGCAAGCTAACACAAGAAAGCTAACAATGTGTCATCACCGAggaaaacttattcacggaggagccAGGAATAAGTTTTACGGCGctcaatctcggccgtccaaaagtgttttggacgatccgagttgaaaacaaaaacgttaatagattgttttcaACCCGATAGTCGCGGAGCTTATTCACGGCTTTCTGTCATCATCACCATGCACTAGCTTGTTCATTGACAGGACTACTGTCAAGCCAAAAGTATCTTGGAGCTGATGCAATTGggagattttttttccaacaaatcCAACTTAACAGAACCACATGAACCTTTAATACATAAACATGCCCATCAAAATAAGGGTAAAACCTACTCCATCTCATCAGTTCCATCCACTTTCTTTACAAGGGCATAAATTGGAACCAGCTCCACTCCTTATTAGGGTCTCTATTCAAAACTATAAATACCCATTTAGGCTCCCTCTGTCCTACAACATAAGCACACCTTCTCAAGCCAGACCTATTCTCCTCTCCAAGTTCCAAAATGTCCCAGTCAGTTGGTGTCTCCTCCAAAACAATGAAGTTCACCTTCTATCTCTTGTTGCTTGCCCTCAGCCTCGGATGTGCTAGCTCGGCTCGGATACTCGATGAAGTAGACCCGGGTGACGCGTCAGACGATGTCCCTGACGTGGCGCCCGTGACGGACCCGACCACCACGTTACCAAGTGGCCAGGTCCCGGCTACTACAACCGGTAGCACACCTGTTAGTGGCGTGACACCAGTGACCGGGCCTGCCACTACTCTCCCGAGTGGACCTGTCCCAGTGGTCGCCCCTGTTGCCACGACAACACCCGATGCGGGAGCGGCCAGTACTGTGACACCACCGGTTGCCCCTGTTACCACGACAACACCCGATGCAGGAGTGGCCAATACTGTGACACCACCTGACGCAGCGCCAGTAGCAGCAACGACTCCAACCACCACACCAACAACTGGGGCCACTGTCCCGGTTAGCGGCACCACAGCCCCCCAAAACGCTCCCTTGTCCTTCTTCATGCATGACATCTTGGGTGGGACTCACCCCTCCGGCAGGGTAGTCACCGGTATCGTGGCCAACTCTGATGTCAACAACCTCCCTTTCTCCAAACCCAACTCCCAAGTCTTCCCTATCAACGGAGGGGTCCCCCTCAACAGTGTCAGCGGcgtcatcaacaacaacaacgccCCGTTCCTCGTGGGCCTTAACGGCTCGCCGGGCTCCACCACCATCCAAAACAACGGCAACAACAACGTGGCCACTGGCGGCAACAACCTGCCATTTGTCTCCGCGGGCCAGCTCCCGACGGGCCTAACCCTCCAACAACTCATGTTCGGGTCCATAACCGTGGTCGACAACGAGCTGACCGAGGGGCACGAGCTGGGATCCGGTGTGGTGGGAAAAGCGCAGGGTTTTTACTTGGCCAGCTCGTTGGATGGGACTAGCCACACGCTCGTTCTGACCGCGTTGTTCCACGGGGGCGATGGCGACCTTGCTGTGGACGATACCGTTAGTTTCTTCGGGATCCACCGGACCGGGTCGCCCTTGTCCGAGATAGCGGTGATCGGCGGGACCGGGAAGTACGAGAATGCGAAAGGGTATGCCACCATTGAGACACTTCTAAATCAGGTGGATCAGCACACAACTGATGGTGTGGAAACTCTCACCCAGTTCAGTGTTTATCTCACTCCCTAGAGTCTCACTCTTTTTAATGGGATTTGGAGTCAATTATCTGTTGTGGATTAATGTTGTTTGAGTGAATGTTTATTTTCCATGTACCTTGTTATGTGTTTGTGTGAGTGaatcatgagtttgaaaatagaGCATTGGTTGATCTTCAAACCTCTTTAGCCTGGTGCCTTACAATTTGGATTTTGTGCCCAATTTTTGGTCCAACTGGAACAACTCAAGCAGATCAAAACCAATCCACAAAAAAAAGTGACAGcaaagtttttcctttttcctttcttttagtGTTATTGCAATGATCAAAGGGATTGCACTGTGCAGTTGGCCGGTTTCCGGCCCATGCCAGGTTCACTTTTATAATCGAAACCGTTCTCAGCCATGCCAATGTCATAGTTAAACGGGTAAAGATTAGTACCTAATGGGAGtgcattttatgtttttgaaaatggatttgGCTACACTCGATCAAAtccattttaataaaaaaataaatcactctAATAGGATATTAATTAGTATCTGATTAAAATGACTTTTGATGTGGCTGAAGTTCTCGACGAATGAAACCTAACGGCTTCCCGAAAGTGGCGCCGGAAACACATTTGGCTTGATTGAGACGGCTCTATGACATAAACGGTTCCAATCATGAGAGTGAACCCGGCATGAGCTGAGGATCGGCCAACTACACGGTGCAGTACACCCCTGTTAGGGACTACTGACAAGCTATATCCTAATTATACTAGTATTATTATCATTCCTTCTAAAGGAAGTTTACAATCTAATCCGTCAGTACAAAattgtcgagaaaaaaaaactaggatTACATGGTCCTTGG
Proteins encoded in this region:
- the LOC131300532 gene encoding dirigent protein 24-like; translation: MSQSVGVSSKTMKFTFYLLLLALSLGCASSARILDEVDPGDASDDVPDVAPVTDPTTTLPSGQVPATTTGSTPVSGVTPVTGPATTLPSGPVPVVAPVATTTPDAGAASTVTPPVAPVTTTTPDAGVANTVTPPDAAPVAATTPTTTPTTGATVPVSGTTAPQNAPLSFFMHDILGGTHPSGRVVTGIVANSDVNNLPFSKPNSQVFPINGGVPLNSVSGVINNNNAPFLVGLNGSPGSTTIQNNGNNNVATGGNNLPFVSAGQLPTGLTLQQLMFGSITVVDNELTEGHELGSGVVGKAQGFYLASSLDGTSHTLVLTALFHGGDGDLAVDDTVSFFGIHRTGSPLSEIAVIGGTGKYENAKGYATIETLLNQVDQHTTDGVETLTQFSVYLTP
- the LOC131300520 gene encoding spliceosome-associated protein 130 A, which produces MYLYNLTLHQATGIICAINGNFSGGKTQEIVVARGKVLDLLRPDDNGKIQTLLSVDIFGAIRSISQFRLTGAQKDYIVVGSDSGRIVILEYNKEKNVFDKIHQETFGKSGCRRIVPGQYIAVDPKGRAVMIGACEKQKLVYVLNRDTAARLTISSPLEAHKSHTITYNICGVDCGFDNPVFAAIELDYSEADQDSTGLAAAEAQKVLTFYELDLGLNHVSRKWSEQVDNGANMLVNVPGGGDGPSGVLVCAENFVIYKNQGHPDVRAVIPRRGDLPAERGVLVVSAAMHKQKSMFFFLLQTEYGDIFKVTLDHDNDRVKELKIKYFDTIPVTSSLCVLKSGFLFAASEFGNHALYQFQAIGDEPDVESSSATLMETEDGYQPVFFQPRKLKNLVRIDQVESLMPIMDMKVANLFDEETPQLFSLCGRGPRSSLRILRPGLAISEMAVSQLPGVPSAVWTVKKNVNDEFDAYIVVSFANATLVLSIGETVEEVSDSGFLDTTPSLSVSLIGDDSLMQVHPSGIRHIREDGRVNEWRTPGKRTIVKVGSNRLQVVIALSGGELIYFEVDMTGQLMEVEKHEMSGDVACLDIAPVPEGRQRSRFLAVGSYDNCIRILSLDPDDCMQVLSLQSVSSPPESLLFLEVQASVGGEDGADHPASLFLNAGLQNGVLFRTVVDMVTGQLSDARSRFLGLRAPKLFSVVVRGRRAMLCLSSRPWLGYIHQGHFLLTPLSYEALEYAASFSSDQCAEGVVSVAGDALRVFTIERLGETFNETAIPLRYTPRKFVLQPKRKLLVIIESDQGAFTAEEREASKKECFEDAGMGENGKVENMENGGDDEDKEDPFSDEQYGYPKAESEKWVSCIRVLDPRSANTTCLLELQDNEAAFSICMVNFHDKEYGTLLAVGTAKGLQFWPKRSITAGYIHIYRFVEEGRSLELLHKTQVDGVPLALCQFQGRLLAGIGSVLRLYDLGKRRLLRKCENKMFPNTINSIHTYRDRIYVGDIQESFHYCKYRRDENQLYIFADDSVPRWLTASYHIDFDTMAGADKFGNIYFVRLPQDVSDEIEEDPTGGKIKWEQGKLNGAPNKVEEIVQFHVGDVVTCLQKASLIPSGGECLLYGTVMGSLGALLAFTSRDEVDFFSHLEMHMRQEHPPLCGRDHMAYRSAYFPVKDVIDGDLCEQFPTLPMDLQRKIADELDRTPGEILKKLEEVRNKII